One Streptomyces sp. NBC_00554 DNA segment encodes these proteins:
- a CDS encoding GNAT family N-acetyltransferase has translation MSGTLQTAPAGTLVAELVTDEREFAELGPAWGRLYRSCAAATPFQSHAWLHSWWLSYGTPGRLRLVLVRDDGGELRAVAPLMRVRRPLPALVPLGGAISDYGDVLIDDEHADRAAATLAEGLSAAARTALIDFREVRPGGAVERIFECWRGPRSRVRDSLCLELPATSMDELVSRLPSSKAQRVRAKLRKLTALGVEQRVVHHDEVDAALRRLLELHQLQWQGRKVTSEHLQERFAEHLVRSVGPMVRSGDAVVTEFRLDDTVMAVDLTLLSRRLAGGYLYGAHPQLRERKADVAVILLNACAQHTEAGERAALSLLRGDEPYKRHWRPEPVVNQRLLLARRRTAPLMSAVVCDVAARSRGKELLRRWRERGGGSP, from the coding sequence GTGAGCGGCACGCTGCAGACCGCTCCGGCGGGCACCCTGGTGGCCGAACTCGTCACCGACGAGCGCGAGTTCGCCGAACTCGGTCCGGCCTGGGGCCGCCTGTACCGGAGTTGCGCCGCGGCCACCCCGTTCCAGAGCCACGCCTGGCTGCACTCCTGGTGGCTCTCGTACGGCACTCCCGGCCGGCTGCGTCTGGTGCTCGTGCGCGATGACGGCGGCGAACTCCGGGCGGTGGCCCCGCTGATGCGGGTACGCCGTCCGCTGCCCGCGCTCGTACCGCTCGGCGGGGCGATCTCCGACTACGGAGACGTCCTCATCGACGACGAGCACGCCGACCGGGCGGCCGCCACGCTCGCCGAGGGGCTGTCGGCGGCGGCCCGTACCGCGCTGATCGACTTCCGTGAGGTGCGACCCGGCGGCGCGGTGGAGCGGATCTTCGAGTGCTGGCGCGGGCCGCGCAGCCGAGTGCGTGACTCGCTCTGCCTGGAGCTGCCCGCCACGTCGATGGACGAACTGGTGAGCCGACTCCCCTCGTCGAAGGCCCAGCGGGTACGGGCCAAGCTGCGCAAGCTGACCGCGCTCGGGGTCGAGCAGCGCGTCGTACACCATGACGAGGTGGACGCGGCGCTGCGGCGGCTGCTCGAACTGCATCAACTGCAGTGGCAGGGCCGGAAGGTGACGTCGGAGCATCTTCAGGAGCGGTTCGCCGAGCATCTGGTCCGGTCGGTGGGCCCGATGGTGCGCTCCGGGGACGCCGTGGTCACGGAGTTCCGGCTCGACGACACCGTGATGGCCGTGGATCTCACACTGCTGTCGCGGCGCCTCGCGGGCGGCTATCTGTACGGCGCCCACCCGCAGCTGCGGGAGCGGAAGGCGGATGTCGCGGTGATACTGCTGAACGCCTGCGCCCAGCACACCGAGGCGGGCGAACGCGCGGCGCTGAGCCTGCTGCGCGGCGACGAACCCTACAAGCGCCACTGGCGTCCGGAGCCCGTCGTCAACCAGCGTCTGCTCCTCGCCCGGCGGCGTACGGCCCCGCTGATGTCGGCGGTCGTCTGCGACGTCGCCGCGCGCAGCCGGGGCAAGGAGCTGTTGCGACGCTGGAGGGAGCGCGGTGGCGGCAGTCCCTGA
- a CDS encoding glycoside hydrolase family 26 protein yields MAPQQQRPRSRRLACVAAGIVASVALASGPGYAVGAGAVRVADPPAPTPTTVTPSVTPPTTPVTPTPLTPPATTPTTPATPADTTAPAVPSVEPKPAEKAPAVGAYLDYGARGVARIAELSRWLGGTELRVGHTYLPGDRWSNIEGAHGFLDVWADWRLEQDDRMLVLNVPMMERNEEGVSDAEVRLLLRQAAAGMFDKHFRALAERLVELNVPDTVIVLGWEMNGITYTHRCGPDPEAWKKYWNRIVTTMRAVPGQKFRFDFTPNRGRDAIPWTQCYPGDDTVDIIGMDSYDQPTGLSFDEQVKEPYGLQAHVDFAKSHGKPISYPEWGLFRNGDNATYMRRMLAWMTEHKPLYNTVTDYCPHGVWQCSDNPKASEIYRAALSGQAVPTPVPTPEPTPPSKPVPPPNCSPLDLGDWVEYWIGGKLCLRFDWWSRSR; encoded by the coding sequence ATGGCCCCACAGCAGCAACGGCCCCGGAGCAGGCGGCTGGCGTGCGTCGCGGCCGGAATCGTCGCGTCGGTCGCCCTGGCGTCGGGTCCGGGATACGCCGTGGGCGCCGGGGCGGTGCGAGTCGCCGATCCTCCGGCGCCGACACCGACGACGGTGACCCCGTCAGTCACCCCGCCGACGACACCCGTGACACCCACACCGCTCACACCACCGGCGACGACGCCCACGACGCCCGCGACCCCCGCGGACACGACCGCGCCCGCCGTACCCTCCGTGGAACCGAAGCCCGCCGAGAAGGCCCCCGCCGTGGGCGCCTACCTGGACTACGGCGCCCGCGGTGTCGCCCGGATCGCCGAGCTCAGCAGGTGGCTGGGCGGCACCGAACTCCGCGTCGGGCACACGTATCTGCCCGGTGACCGCTGGAGCAACATCGAGGGCGCCCACGGATTCCTCGACGTCTGGGCGGACTGGCGGCTCGAGCAGGACGACCGGATGCTCGTCCTCAACGTGCCGATGATGGAGCGCAACGAGGAGGGCGTATCCGACGCCGAGGTCCGGCTGCTGCTGCGCCAGGCCGCGGCAGGAATGTTCGACAAGCACTTCCGTGCGCTCGCCGAACGCCTTGTCGAGCTGAACGTGCCGGACACCGTCATCGTGCTCGGCTGGGAAATGAACGGCATTACCTACACCCATCGCTGCGGTCCCGACCCGGAGGCCTGGAAGAAGTACTGGAACAGAATCGTCACCACCATGCGGGCGGTGCCGGGACAGAAATTCCGGTTCGACTTCACCCCGAACCGCGGCCGGGACGCCATCCCCTGGACGCAGTGCTATCCGGGGGACGACACGGTCGACATCATCGGTATGGATTCGTACGACCAGCCGACGGGGCTGTCATTCGACGAGCAGGTGAAAGAGCCCTACGGCCTTCAGGCGCACGTGGACTTCGCCAAATCCCATGGCAAGCCCATTTCCTATCCTGAATGGGGACTCTTCCGCAACGGCGACAATGCGACGTACATGAGGCGCATGCTCGCCTGGATGACAGAGCACAAGCCGCTGTACAACACGGTCACCGACTACTGCCCGCATGGTGTGTGGCAGTGCTCGGACAACCCGAAGGCGTCCGAGATCTACCGCGCGGCGCTCTCCGGCCAGGCCGTTCCCACACCCGTTCCCACACCCGAACCGACGCCTCCGTCCAAGCCGGTCCCCCCGCCCAACTGCTCGCCGCTGGACCTGGGCGACTGGGTCGAGTACTGGATCGGCGGCAAGCTCTGCCTCCGCTTCGACTGGTGGTCGCGCAGCCGGTGA